A window from Gossypium raimondii isolate GPD5lz chromosome 7, ASM2569854v1, whole genome shotgun sequence encodes these proteins:
- the LOC105774343 gene encoding WRKY transcription factor 18, with amino-acid sequence MDVPSSVKDKVEGVEAELEQLQKENAALRLMLQVMSNKYKMLSEAYFRESNSQVPTICRGLTRFDLCEDQHSHKNILIPQLQLAANSSQVFVETDPRDESHIVKDGFQWRKYGQKVTKHNPFPRAYFRCSMAPGCPVKKKVQRCMEDKNFLMATYEGRHNHEVNPSIGQSLCSPTSSATTSISGFPNSVLDNPLRSAITLDLNLSSENSSGNGNGNDDDYNNKRSMEDHVAASLAKDPSFTLALAAAVARSITEHPKPPTN; translated from the exons ATGGATGTTCCCAGCTCTGTTAAAGATAAG GTGGAAGGTGTTGAGGCGGAGCTGGAACAGTTGCAGAAAGAGAACGCAGCTCTTAGGTTAATGCTTCAAGTAATGAGCAACAAATACAAAATGCTTAGTGAAGCCTATTTCAGGGAATCAAACTCTCAGGTACCAACAATCTGCCGAGGCTTAACGCGATTTGATTTGTGCGAAGATCAGCACTCCCACAAAAATATTCTAATACCTCAACTTCAGTTAGCAGCAAATTCCTCACAAGTTTTTGTAGAAACTGACCCTAGGGACGAGAGCCAT ATAGTTAAAGATGGATTTCAATGGAGGAAATATGGCCAGAAAGTTACTAAACATAATCCTTTTCCCCGAGCTTATTTTAGGTGTTCAATGGCTCCCGGATGCCCTGTCAAAAAGAag gtTCAGCGATGCATGGAAGACAAGAATTTCTTGATGGCAACATACGAAGGACGACACAACCATGAAGTTAATCCTTCAATAGGACAATCTTTGTGTTCCCCCACCAGCTCCGCCACGACATCCATCTCCGGCTTTCCCAATTCAGTTCTTGATAACCCGTTACGATCCGCCATCACTCTTGATCTCAATCTTTCAAGCGAAAACAGCAGCGGCAACGGCAACGGCAACGATGACGATTATAACAACAAGAGATCAATGGAAGACCATGTTGCAGCATCCTTAGCAAAAGATCCTAGCTTCACTCTAGCTTTAGCCGCAGCTGTTGCTCGCTCCATTACTGAGCACCCTAAACCAccaacaaactaa
- the LOC105774427 gene encoding DNA-directed RNA polymerase D subunit 2b: protein MGASPDGKGNGGMGSTSGEKFANGTDLNMDIDEDDDVFDELVSVQELGEEFLRNFCRKAAVSFFNQYGLVSHQINSYNDFIKYGLQNTFDSFGEFVIHSGYDPSKKGEGDWRHARVKFGKVTVERPTFWAVTGGNELNMLPRHARLQNMTYSSRMKVTVELQVYTAKSVKSDKFKTGREEIVEEEIVHQDNREIIIGRIPVMVKSELCWMNEVEKSDCDFDHGGYFLIKGAEKIFIAQEQISLKRLWISNIQGWTVAYRSEVKRNRLIIRLVENSKVEYIKGGEKILTVFFLSIEIPVWILFFALGVRSDKEVVSLIDYGSSDSSISNILFASIRDADWKCRNFREESAALNHLDRLRKETRFPPEESVEECLGKYLFPSLKGFKQKARFLGYMVKSLLQAFTGHRKCDNRDDFRNKRLELAGELLEREMKVHIAHARRRMAKTLQRDLYADRTVRPIEHYLDASIVTNGLSRAFSTGAWSHPYKKMERISGVVANLGRANPLQTMVDLRKTRQQVQYTGKVGDARYPHPSHWGKVCFLSTPDGENCGLVKNLATTALVSTNIVKSVVESIVDTLFDSGMEKVVNDTSSSLDGKDKVFLNGEWVGVCEDSLFFAAELRRKRRRKELPYQVEIKRDEHKGEVRIFTDAGRILRPLLVVENLFKLKAFKGKENYAFQPLLDKGIVELIGAEEEEDCRTAWGIRYLLTEVEGKQPVKYTHCELDMSFLLGLSCGIIPFANHDHARRVLYQAQKHSQQAIGFSTTNPNIRVDTLSHQMYYPQRPLFHTMTADCLGKSGFPLGQNRLEPKPELYNGQNAIVAVNVHLGYNQEDSLVMNRASIERGMFRTEHVRSYKAEVDNKEIQEKRRKAEDIVNFGKTESKIGRVDSLDDDGFPYIGASLQSGDIVIGRFAESGADHGVKLKHTERGMVQKVVLSSNDDGKNFAVVSLRQVRSPCLGDKFSSMHGQKGVLGFLESHENFPFTTQGIVPDIVINPHAFPSRQTPGQLLEAALGKGIACGGSKKHATPFSTLSIDAITEQLHRAGFSRWGNERVYNGRTGEMVRSLIFMGPTFYQRLVHMAEDKVKFRNTGPVHPLTRQPVADRKRYGGIKFGEMERDCLIAHGASANLHERLFTLSDCSQMHVCQNCKNAANVIERTVAAGRKIRGPYCRVCQSGDEIVKVSVPYGAKLLCQELFSMGISLKFETQLC, encoded by the exons ATGGGGGCTTCGCCAGATGGAAAGGGAAACGGGGGAATGGGCAGTACTAGTGGTGAAAAGTTTGCAAATGGAACTGATTTGAATATGGATatagatgaagatgatgatgtgTTTGATGAGCTGGTCAGTGTGCAAGAGCTGGGAGAAGAGTTTTTGAGGAATTTCTGTAGGAAAGCTGCCGTGTCTTTCTTCAATCAGTATGGTCTAGTAAGTCATCAAATAAACTCTTACAATGATTTCATAAAATACGGTCTCCAGAACACCTTCGACTCCTTTGGGGAGTTTGTTATTCATTCTGGTTATGATCCATCGAAGAAGGGAGAAGGTGACTGGCGTCATGCCAGAGTGAAGTTTGGGAAAGTCACCGTTGAGAGGCCAACCTTTTGGGCTGTCACAGGTGGCAATGAGCTCAACATGCTTCCTAGGCATGCCCGCCTTCAGAACATGACTTACTCATCCAGGATGAAGGTTACTGTTGAGCTTCAG GTATATACAGCAAAAAGTGTAAAGAGTGACAAGTTTAAAACTGGAAGAGAAGAAATTGTTGAAGAGGAGATCGTGCATCAAGATAACAGGGAGATTATAATTGGAAGGATCCCTGTGATGGTTAAGTCTGAGCTGTGCTGGATGAATGAGGTTGAAAAGTCTGATTGTGATTTTGATCACGGAGGTTATTTTCTCATCAAGGGCGCAGAGAAG ATATTCATTGCACAAGAGCAAATCTCTCTGAAGAGGCTCTGGATTTCAAACATACAGGGCTGGACTGTTGCCTACAGGTCGGAGGTGAAGAGAAATAGGCTAATTATCAGACTAGTGGAGAATTCCAAAGTAGAATATATCAAAGGGGGGGAGAAAATCCTGACTGTTTTCTTCTTGTCGATTGAGATCCCcgtttggattttattttttgcccTTGGTGTACGATCAGACAAGGAAGTTGTAAGTCTGATTGATTATGGAAGCAGTGATTCAAGTATATCAAACATACTGTTCGCGTCGATTCGTGATGCTGATTGGAAATGCCGCAATTTTCGTGAAGAAAGTGCTGCTCTCAACCATTTGGATAGGTTACGCAAAGAAACTAGATTTCCCCCCGAAGAAAGTGTTGAAGAGTGCCTTGGAAAGTATCTGTTTCCCTCTCTCAAAGGATTCAAGCAGAAGGCTCGGTTCTTGGGGTACATGGTCAAGAGTCTTTTGCAAGCATTCACCGGTCATCGAAAATGTGACAATAGAGATGATTTTAGGAACAAGAGGTTGGAGTTGGCCGGTGAGCTGCTTGAGCGTGAGATGAAAGTTCATATTGCCCATGCAAGGAGACGTATGGCAAAGACTCTGCAGAGGGATCTTTATGCGGATCGTACTGTTCGTCCAATTGAGCATTATCTTGATGCTTCCATAGTTACAAATGGGCTCTCTAGAGCATTTTCTACTGGAGCTTGGTCTCATCCTTACAAAAAGATGGAAAGGATATCAGGTGTAGTGGCAAATCTCGGACGAGCAAATCCATTGCAGACAATGGTTGATTTGAGAAAAACACGACAGCAGGTTCAGTACACTGGAAAGGTCGGAGATGCGAGATACCC ACATCCTTCTCATTGGGGAAAAGTTTGCTTTCTCTCTACTCCTGATGGTGAAAATTGTGGGCTTGTTAAGAATCTGGCTACCACTGCTCTTGTGAGTACGAACATAGTGAAATCCGTAGTGGAATCCATAGTCGACACGTTGTTTGATTCTGGAATGGAGAAAGTGGTTAATGATACTTCAAGCTCACTTGATGGGAAAGATAAGGTCTTTCTGAATGGGGAATGGGTTGGTGTTTGTGAagattctcttttctttgccgCTGAACTTAGAAGAAAACGACGCAGGAAAGAATTGCCGTATCAG GTGGAAATTAAAAGAGATGAGCATAAAGGAGAGGTGCGGATCTTTACTGATGCTGGGAGGATTCTACGCCCGCTTTTAGTTGTTGAAAATCTGTTCAAACTAAAAGCATTCAAGGGCAAGGAAAATTATGCTTTCCAGCCCCTTTTAGACAAGGGGATTGTTGAACTCATTGGAGctgaagaggaagaagattGTCGCACGGCATGGGGTATCAGGTACCTCTTAACCGAAGTTGAGGGGAAGCAACCTGTCAAGTACACGCATTGTGAGCTGGACATGTCATTTCTTTTGGGTTTAAGCTGTGGAATCATTCCATTTGCCAATCATGATCATGCGCGGAGGGTTCTTTACCAAGCCCAGAAGCATTCTCAGCAGGCAATTGGGTTCTCTACAACGAACCCAAACATCAGGGTGGACACTTTGTCGCACCAGATGTATTATCCCCAAAGGCCACTCTTCCATACGATGACTGCTGATTGTCTTGGTAAATCTGGATTTCCTCTTGGTCAGAATAGATTGGAACCGAAGCCAGAACTCTACAATGGCCAGAATGCTATTGTGGCTGTAAATGTTCATCTCGGTTACAACCAAGAGGATTCCTTGGTAATGAACCGGGCCTCGATAGAGCGTGGGATGTTCCGCACCGAACATGTAAGAAGTTACAAAGCTGAAGTAGATAACAAGGAAATCCAGGAGAAGAGGCGGAAGGCTGAAGATATTGTAAACTTTGGAAAAACAGAAAGTAAGATTGGACGGGTGGACAGCCTTGATGATGATGGTTTTCCTTATATCGGTGCTTCCCTGCAGTCTGGTGACATTGTCATTGGGAGGTTTGCGGAATCTGGAGCTGATCATGGTGTAAAACTGAAGCACACCGAAAGAGGCATGGTTCAGAAAGTTGTGTTATCTTCAAATGATGATGGGAAAAATTTTGCTGTGGTGTCTCTGAGACAG GTTCGTTCTCCCTGTCTTGGAGACAAGTTCTCAAGCATGCATGGGCAAAAGGGGGTCCTTGGTTTTCTGGAGTCTCATGAGAACTTTCCTTTCACAACTCAAGGAATAGTTCCTGATATCGTGATTAACCCACATGCATTTCCTTCACGACAAACGCCAGGTCAACTCTTGGAGGCTGCCTTGGGAAAGGGGATCGCCTGTGGTGGGTCGAAGAAACATGCCACCCCTTTCTCCACTCTCTCCATAGATGCCATTACAGAACAGCTTCACAG GGCTGGGTTTTCAAGATGGGGAAATGAGAGAGTTTACAATGGTCGGACTGGTGAGATGGTTCGGTCACTCATATTTATGGGTCCAACATTCTATCAGCGTCTTGTCCACATGGCTGAAGACAAAGTGAAATTTCGTAACACTGGACCTGTGCACCCACTTACAAGGCAGCCAGTTGCAGACCGGAAACGTTATGGCGGGATCAAATTTGGTGAGATGGAGCGGGACTGCCTTATTGCTCATGGTGCATCAGCCAACTTGCATGAGCGCCTCTTCACGCTTAGCGATTGCTCACAGATGCATGTATGTCAGAATTGCAAAAATGCTGCAAATGTTATTGAACGGACCGTAGCAGCTGGTCGGAAGATTAGGGGACCCTATTGCCGGGTTTGCCAGTCAGGGGATGAGATTGTGAAGGTTAGTGTGCCGTATGGTGCCAAGTTACTGTGCCAGGAACTATTCAGCATGGGGATTAGTCTGAAATTTGAGACACAGCTTTGTTGA
- the LOC105774505 gene encoding 3-hydroxyisobutyryl-CoA hydrolase-like protein 2, mitochondrial, with protein sequence MQRVKALIKVRHSFQTLRFLSHQRCFSAQPNYAPYNDFQDQVLVEGRAKSRAAILNRPFALNSLTTSMASRLKKLYESWEENPDIGFVIMKGNGRAFCSGVDAVALYHLLNEGKVEDCKRFFETLYKFVYLQGTYLKPHVAILDGITMGCGGGISLPGMFHLVTDKSVFAHPEAQLGFHPDSGASFYLSRLPGYLGECLALTGEKLNGVEMIACGLATHYCLNARLSWVEECLGNMMNDDPTVIESSLAQYGDLVYPDRSSILHRIETIDKCFCHDTIEEIIDSLENEAAGAYDDWCRTVLRKMKEASPLSLKVTLRSIREGRFQSLDQCLAREYRMSLAAISKQVSNDFSEGVRARLVDKDFAPKWDPPRVEEVSKDMVEYYFTPLGELEPELLLPTALREPYI encoded by the exons ATGCAGAGAGTGAAAGCTTTAATAAAAGTAAGGCATTCCTTTCAAACACTTAGGTTCCTCTCCCATCAGAGATGCTTCTCTGCACAGCCTAATTATGCCCCATATAATGATTTCCAGGACcag GTTTTAGTGGAAGGGAGAGCAAAATCAAGAGCTGCCATTCTCAATAGACCTTTTGCTCTCAATTCACTTACCACTTCAATG GCATCTCGGTTGAAGAAATTGTATGAATCATGGGAAGAGAACCCTGACATTGGATTTGTCATAATGAAG GGTAATGGCAGGGCTTTCTGTTCTGGTGTTGATGCTGTTGCTCTCTATCACTTACTTAATGAAG GGAAAGTTGAAGATTGTAAAAGGTTTTTCGAGACACTATATAAGTTTGTATACTTACAAGGAACGTATCTGAAGCCGCAT GTTGCAATCTTGGACGGTATAACAATGGGATGTGGAGGTGGAATATCTCTCCCTGGGATGTTTCATTTAGTGACCGATAAAAGT GTTTTTGCTCATCCAGAGGCCCAATTGGGGTTCCATCCTGATTCAGGGGCTTCATTTTATCTTTCTCGCCTACCTGGTTACTTAG GGGAATGCTTAGCTCTAACGGGAGAAAAGTTGAATGGTGTCGAAATGATTGCCTGTGGCCTGGCTACCCATTATTGCTTAAATGCT CGACTTTCTTGGGTCGAAGAATGCCTTGGTAACATGATGAATGATGATCCCACTGTCATAGAATCTTCTCTTGCACAATATGGTGACCTTGTTTATCCAGATAGGAGCAGCATTCTTCACAG GATTGAGACAATTGATAAATGTTTCTGCCATGACACTATTGAGGAAATTATTGATTCTCTG GAAAATGAGGCCGCTGGTGCTTATGATGATTGGTGCAGGACAGTGCtcagaaaaatgaaagaagcCTCACCATTGAGCTTGAAAGTTACTCTACGATCT ATACGAGAAGGTAGATTTCAATCTCTTGATCAGTGTCTGGCACGTGAATATCGTATGTCCCTTGCTGCAATCTCCAAACAGGTCTCTAATGATTTCTCCGAG GGTGTCCGGGCCCGGTTAGTGGACAAGGATTTTGCTCCCAAG TGGGATCCTCCAAGGGTGGAAGAGGTGAGCAAAGACATGGTAGAGTACTATTTCACCCCACTTGGGGAATTAGAGCCGGAATTGCTGCTGCCAACAGCATTGAGAGAACCTTATATATGA